ATGATGTTGTTATTATTGTTTATGTTGATTACACTGGAGTATTGGCTAGAATCATCACTTTTAAATGATACATTATATATGTGTATTGAACCATCTATTACATCTATCATTGAATTTGATAATGTTACATTATTATTTGCTGTTAGTGTGATATTTTCATTGAATATTGTTAAGTATATATCATTTACTGATTCATTTATAACTATATTTGTATTTGCTTCGAATTCGTAATCATTGTATTCTTCTTTGTTGTTATTATTTATGTAGATTGTATTATTGGTTGTATTGCTTGTTTTTAGATATTTTTTATGGTTTGTTACTTCTTTTGTAGGAATATTTGTTGTTTTATTATCTTTTATGGTTATTTCTTCTTTGTTATTGTTTATTGGATCTTTTTGTTGTGGTGTTATTTTATCTGTTATTGTGTCGTGATTGTAATTGTTTTTTATTGTCGTGTTTGTGGTGTTTTGATCTGTTGCTGATACTATTGATAGTGTTAGTATTATTGTGATTAATATTATTAGGGTGATATATGTTTTATGTTGTTTTCTGAATTTATTCACCTCCCATAACTTTTTTTTTAATATATTATAAAACTATTTAAATATTTTTTATAATAATTTTATTTTTTATTATTAGTTTATATTTATCATAATCATATTAATAAAATTTAGGCGTATTTTTTCCTTTTTTCAGGCTATTTGAACTATTTTATTATAGATTACTTGATAAATTAGTTCATTAAAAAGGAAATTAGGATTATTTCAAATATTCTTTAAAAAAATAAAATATTAGTCTCCCTATATTAGGTAGGATTATTTGCCAGTTTATTTGCAAAAATAGCTATATTAGTGGATTAGTATTGTTATTAATATTCCTTAATATAAATAGGAAGAACGTAATTATTTATTCATCAGCTGTTTTTCATGAATCAATTTTCGTATTAGTTACTGCTTTAATACTCTTCATAACTAGAATTAGACTATCAGAAAATTAATAAGTATTGTTTTTTTTATTAGATATTCTTTTTTATACTATTTAGTACATACATATATTAATATAAGATAGTAGATGATTTATCATGTTTAAAAGTAAAATTGATGTTTGTTCCAGGGATACTGATGGTTTAGGCCATGTGAATAATACGTCTTTACCTATATGGTTTGAAACGGCTCGTAATCCTCTTTATAAAATTTTTAATCCAGATATGAGGCTGCGTCCTGATTCTTGGAATATTATAATGGTTCATCTCAGTGTAGATTATCTTGATCAGATTTATTATGGCTATGAAGTGGAAATTAGAACGTATGTTTCTAAGATTGGTAATTCATCTTTCACTGTTTATCAGGAAGCTTGGCAGAATGGTGTGAAGAAGGCTACTGGTGAAGTTGTTCTTGTTTATTTTGATTTTAATAATCAGAAGTCCATGAGGATTCCTGATGATATTCGAAAGGATTTGAGTGAGCATTTATTATAATTTTTTCATCTTAATTTTTAGGTATGCCAAAACCTTTATATAGTATAGTGTCTAATATAATATTGACTAAGAGTTAGGTTTACCTAAATTCTTAGTTGGATATAAAAAAATAAGATTTTTTCAGACAAAAAGAAAAAATCACCACTCCTTATTATATAAAAAACATAACATATTCAAAAAAAAAAAGGAAAATATAAACCGAAAAATCATCCTACCAAATACCAAACAAAATTATCTTTTCCTTTTTTACCCAAAATCTAATTTTAAATATAAACTAGAAAATCACTATTTTTATTATAAATAAATTTATATTAACTATTCTCTATATAATAACGTATAATCATATAATAAAGTGGTTACTATGATGAAAATACATGTATTACAAACAGGAAAAGTTAATATATCTGAATCACTAGCATTTCGTGATGAAAAAGTAAATCCTTCACTACCAAAACTAACAATACTAAGCAATTACGGTAGAAAAAATCGTAAATAGTTCCCTGTATCAGCATACCTAATAGGATATGATGACCAACTAATATTATATGATACAGGATGGCATAGAGATATATCACCAAATGGTAA
This genomic interval from Candidatus Methanosphaera massiliense contains the following:
- a CDS encoding acyl-CoA thioesterase — encoded protein: MFKSKIDVCSRDTDGLGHVNNTSLPIWFETARNPLYKIFNPDMRLRPDSWNIIMVHLSVDYLDQIYYGYEVEIRTYVSKIGNSSFTVYQEAWQNGVKKATGEVVLVYFDFNNQKSMRIPDDIRKDLSEHLL